One stretch of Treponema pectinovorum DNA includes these proteins:
- a CDS encoding OmpH family outer membrane protein, giving the protein MKKISVFFAAIFIFASSVFAQQITRFGVVDTARVYQAYFRNSSPVRNYEAKKAEFQNEINRRTEEIRNLKSQKVDYQKNNNTSAAERLETEITRKTDLLTEYTSTKNVELESLKKNLQNSDSFYKKLYGILEKVAENEGFSMILSLQQANAILWYSPSVDITEKVINELGM; this is encoded by the coding sequence ATGAAAAAGATAAGCGTTTTTTTTGCAGCGATTTTTATTTTTGCTTCTTCAGTATTTGCGCAGCAGATAACTAGATTTGGCGTTGTCGATACGGCAAGAGTTTATCAGGCGTATTTTCGTAATTCCTCTCCTGTTAGAAATTACGAGGCGAAAAAAGCAGAATTTCAAAACGAAATAAACAGACGCACAGAAGAAATTAGAAATTTAAAAAGTCAAAAGGTTGACTATCAAAAAAACAACAATACTTCTGCTGCGGAAAGGCTTGAAACGGAAATAACTCGAAAGACAGATTTGTTGACCGAATATACGAGTACAAAAAACGTAGAATTGGAATCTCTAAAAAAGAATTTGCAGAATTCGGATTCTTTTTATAAAAAACTTTACGGAATTTTAGAGAAAGTTGCGGAAAATGAAGGCTTTTCTATGATTTTGAGTTTGCAGCAAGCGAACGCAATTCTTTGGTACAGCCCCTCTGTCGATATAACAGAAAAAGTGATAAACGAACTGGGAATGTAA
- the bamA gene encoding outer membrane protein assembly factor BamA, whose translation MSFRRFCFALIVFAGFFIALPSQTFAQETGIENTGWYYGKLIKSITFKNLKSVDSKEVEGVTGSFIGRRFSDEVFGDLLDRIYALDLFEEINPEALPGDQKRNTVSIVFTVTERPTITKISFSGNRQIRTTELKEAVSLKEKDIFVESKMLIDERSVRDVYLGKGFTNAKVVASKNETSKGVEINFKIEEGRSTVISKIDFRGNKIVSSRTLKGKLKLKEVGLISKGAFQESELEADRQAIISYYQDLGYIDADVIDVTKEISINEKKNRDELTITFVVVEGSQYTFGGMTFKGNVIFSNETLASKVKLKTGAVFNQTKYQESVMAIADLYYENGYTSNRFQPIPNKDSDNKVISYQFNITESVRSHVESISVKGNSRTKENIILREIPIEAGDIFSKAKVTTGLRNLYNLQYFSAVVPDVVPGSEENLVNLVFSVDEQSTTSIEFGVTFSGVSNPDDLPFALFVKWQDSNFRGLGKTISASSTIATDEQSISLSFGQNWLWGLPVSTSVSTSFSHSNKSALRLKLNSDGTYSTDEYYMDYEQWVWSLGLSMGRRWTPVWAIISLSAGINGSLLNNVYDEAKFTPVDSTVSDYANSWGFQNSLWSAFSVDDRDINYDPSKGWFASQRLTWYGLTPIETEFFLRTDTKLEKYFTLINVPVTETWNWKLVFATYSSLSLEFPIPGTGVGNSSKLYIDGMFNGRGWTNIYNSHRGRALWSNIAELRMPIVPGVIAFDWFGDAAVVKESPSALFNGLSVTDFYFSTGPGIRFSIPQFPLRLLFANTFRMDEDYQVQWKDNWKFVLSFNITNK comes from the coding sequence ATGTCTTTTAGGCGCTTTTGTTTTGCTTTAATAGTTTTTGCCGGATTTTTTATCGCTCTTCCTTCGCAAACCTTCGCTCAAGAAACTGGAATAGAAAACACAGGTTGGTATTACGGAAAACTGATAAAATCCATTACCTTTAAAAATTTAAAGAGTGTTGATTCTAAAGAAGTTGAAGGTGTAACGGGAAGTTTTATAGGAAGAAGATTTTCTGATGAAGTTTTTGGCGATTTGCTTGATAGAATCTATGCGCTTGACCTTTTTGAAGAGATAAATCCAGAAGCCCTGCCAGGAGACCAAAAACGTAACACAGTTTCAATCGTTTTTACGGTTACAGAACGACCTACTATCACAAAAATAAGTTTTTCTGGAAATCGACAAATAAGAACGACAGAACTTAAAGAAGCGGTTTCGTTAAAAGAAAAAGATATTTTTGTTGAAAGCAAGATGTTGATTGACGAGCGTTCTGTTCGCGATGTTTATCTTGGAAAAGGTTTTACAAATGCCAAGGTTGTTGCTTCAAAAAACGAAACTTCAAAAGGCGTAGAAATAAATTTTAAAATTGAAGAAGGTCGCTCGACTGTAATTTCAAAAATTGACTTTAGAGGAAATAAGATAGTTTCTTCAAGGACTTTAAAAGGAAAATTAAAATTAAAAGAAGTTGGGCTCATAAGCAAGGGTGCTTTTCAGGAGTCGGAACTCGAGGCAGACCGCCAGGCGATAATTTCTTACTATCAGGATTTGGGATATATCGATGCGGATGTTATTGATGTTACAAAAGAAATTTCAATAAACGAAAAGAAAAACCGCGATGAACTTACAATAACTTTTGTAGTTGTAGAAGGAAGCCAATATACTTTTGGCGGGATGACATTTAAAGGAAATGTCATTTTCTCAAATGAGACCCTTGCTTCAAAAGTTAAATTAAAGACTGGAGCTGTGTTTAATCAAACTAAATATCAAGAAAGCGTTATGGCGATTGCAGACCTTTACTATGAAAACGGTTATACATCAAACAGATTTCAGCCGATTCCAAATAAAGACAGCGACAACAAGGTAATCTCTTATCAATTCAATATAACAGAAAGCGTTAGAAGCCATGTCGAAAGCATATCTGTAAAAGGAAATTCTCGCACAAAAGAGAACATAATCCTTCGAGAAATTCCTATAGAAGCTGGAGATATTTTTTCCAAGGCAAAAGTTACAACTGGATTACGAAATCTTTACAACCTGCAATATTTTAGTGCGGTAGTTCCAGATGTAGTTCCCGGCTCAGAAGAAAATCTTGTTAATCTGGTATTTTCTGTCGATGAGCAGTCTACAACTTCGATCGAATTTGGTGTTACTTTTTCTGGTGTTTCAAATCCAGATGATTTGCCGTTTGCTCTTTTTGTAAAATGGCAGGATTCGAACTTTAGGGGGCTGGGAAAAACTATAAGTGCAAGTTCAACAATTGCAACCGACGAGCAATCTATTTCTTTGAGTTTTGGGCAAAATTGGCTTTGGGGCTTGCCTGTTTCAACTTCTGTAAGCACAAGTTTTTCTCATTCTAATAAAAGTGCGCTTCGCTTAAAGCTTAATTCGGACGGTACTTATTCTACAGACGAATACTATATGGATTATGAACAGTGGGTTTGGAGTCTTGGGCTTTCTATGGGAAGAAGATGGACACCTGTCTGGGCTATAATCTCTCTTTCTGCAGGTATAAATGGTAGCCTTTTAAACAATGTTTACGATGAAGCGAAGTTTACTCCTGTTGATTCAACTGTAAGCGATTATGCAAATTCTTGGGGATTTCAAAATTCGCTCTGGTCAGCATTTTCGGTTGATGACCGCGACATAAACTATGATCCTTCAAAAGGTTGGTTTGCAAGCCAAAGGCTTACCTGGTACGGACTTACACCAATTGAAACCGAATTCTTTTTAAGAACAGACACAAAACTTGAAAAATATTTTACGCTCATAAATGTGCCAGTTACAGAAACTTGGAATTGGAAGTTAGTCTTTGCAACATATTCTTCGCTCAGTTTGGAATTTCCTATTCCAGGAACAGGAGTTGGAAATTCCAGCAAGCTTTACATAGACGGAATGTTTAACGGTCGTGGCTGGACAAATATATACAATTCGCACAGAGGAAGAGCGTTGTGGAGCAATATCGCTGAACTTAGAATGCCTATAGTTCCAGGTGTAATTGCATTTGACTGGTTTGGAGATGCCGCGGTTGTAAAAGAATCTCCGAGTGCACTTTTTAATGGACTTTCTGTTACCGATTTTTACTTTAGTACAGGACCTGGCATTCGTTTTTCAATTCCGCAATTTCCTTTGCGCCTTTTGTTTGCAAATACTTTCCGCATGGACGAGGATTATCAAGTTCAATGGAAAGACAACTGGAAATTCGTGCTTTCATTTAATATAACAAATAAGTAA